Proteins encoded together in one Octopus bimaculoides isolate UCB-OBI-ISO-001 chromosome 24, ASM119413v2, whole genome shotgun sequence window:
- the LOC106868773 gene encoding kinesin light chain, whose protein sequence is MSTLDVVGGTGHPSVSIMLNTLGLNAERNGNQTAKALKYYLASLFERRKTACINTEKLVVPLCNVGKLLSGIQGKHVAALRLLNEAQIIRRCYGRLHPTTSLVLKYISEVYKRQHLIEESIPPLLEALDIYQHINADFNLITSLYSDIAHSYLLINKQRHAIIYFQKILNAKNQIVSLRPDNTHVASSLEHIVRLSTETQEIQKYYVEDLLTELKRLSQIRALRRTQKTKYLTQIGHYSYSLLLMENRISMQENQTGLSIESIPEVCSHCQQYMTIGQCSKPAYLKLVCCLSNGVS, encoded by the exons ATGAGCACACTCGATGTGGTTGGAGGCACAGGACATCCTTCCGTATCGATCATGCTAAACACGCTGGGACTAAATGCCGAACGAA ACGGTAACCAGACCGCAAAAGCCCTGAAGTATTACCTCGCTTCCTTGTTTGAACGACGTAAGACCGCTTGCATCAACACAGAGAAATTGGTGGTTCCTTTGTGCAATGTTGGTAAACTTCTCTCCGGAATCCAAGGAAAACACG TTGCGGCGCTCCGTCTGTTGAACGAAGCTCAGATTATAAGAAGATGTTATGGTCGGTTACATCCAACTACGTCGCTTGTTCTCAAGTATATCTCGGAAGTTTACAAAAGGCA GCACTTGATAGAAGAATCCATTCCGCCATTGCTGGAGGCGTTAGATATTTACCAACACATCAACGCCGACTTCAACCTGATCACGTCCCTATATTCCGACATTGCACACAGTTACCTCCTCATCAACAAACAGCGACATGCCATCATCTATTTTCAAAAGATTCTCAATGCCAAAAACCAAATCGTGTCGCTCAGACCCGACAACACACATGTAGCATCTTCCCTTGAACATATCGTCCGTCTGAGCACCGAAACACAAGAG ATCCAGAAGTATTACGTTGAAGACCTCCTGACTGAACTGAAAAGACTTTCCCAGATTCGAGCTTTGAGACGTACGCAGAAGACCAAATACCTAACACAGATTGGTCACTATTCCTATTCATTGTTACTCATGGAAAATCGGATCTCCATGCAGGAAAACCAAACTGGTTTATCCATAGAATCTATTCCTGAAGTTTGCTCTCATTGTCAACAGTATATGACAATCGGTCAGTGTTCGAAACCAGCGTACCTCAAGCTGGTTTGCTGTTTGTCGAATGGAGTCAGTTAA